From Xyrauchen texanus isolate HMW12.3.18 chromosome 36, RBS_HiC_50CHRs, whole genome shotgun sequence, one genomic window encodes:
- the LOC127630161 gene encoding 40S ribosomal protein S5 produces the protein MAEDWEAAPAVAETPEIKLFGKWSTDDVQINDISLQDYIAIKEKYAKYLPHSSGRYAAKRFRKAQCPIVERVTNSMMMHGRNNGKKLLTVRIVKHAFEIIHLLTGENPLQILVNAIINSGPREDSTRIGRAGTVRRQAVDVSPLRRVNQAIWLLCTGAREAAFRNIKTIAECLADELINAAKGSSNSYAIKKKDELERVAKSNR, from the exons ATGGCAGAAGATTGGGAGGCTGCTCCAGCTGTTGCCGAGACACCAGAGATCAAACTCTTTGGCAAATGGAGCACAGATGATGTGCAGATCAATGACATCTCACTGCAG GACTACATTGCTATAAAAGAGAAATATGCCAAGTACCTCCCCCATTCCAGCGGCAGGTACGCAGCCAAGCGTTTCCGCAAGGCTCAGTGTCCCATTGTGGAGCGTGTCACTAACTCCATGATGATGCACGGACGCAACAATGGCAAGAAACTGCTCACCGTCCGCATCGTGAAACACGCCTTTGAGATCATCCACCTGCTCACTGGCGAG AACCCCCTGCAGATCCTGGTGAACGCCATCATCAACAGCGGCCCTCGTGAGGACTCCACTCGTATTGGACGTGCTGGAACTGTGAGGAGACAGGCTGTTGATGTGTCCCCTCTGCGCAGGGTCAACCAG gcCATCTGGCTGCTCTGCACTGGAGCAAGAGAAGCTGCTTTCAGGAACATCAAGACCATTGCAGAGTGTCTTGCTGATGAGCTCATCAATGCTGCCAAG GGTTCCTCCAACTCTTACGCCATCAAGAAGAAGGATGAGCTGGAGAGAGTGGCCAAATCTAACCGCTAA